In Caldalkalibacillus thermarum, a single window of DNA contains:
- a CDS encoding ATP-dependent DNA ligase produces the protein MFLEPMLCETSDKPFSDDKYIFEPKFDGHRLLVSKIGDEVKLYTRHGNNCTLKYPELLNVPVLNGKDIILDGEVVVLDRETGKPDFELVMRRFQGGSGPAVQFVAFDILHYDGEDLRSLGLMERKKILSDVVEENAFFSVIRYVEGEGEALFEAIQRHDLEGIVAKRKDSKYEGKRSKAWLKTINYKYETVEIAGYRKDEFGWLAEVNGRPVGVIELGVPPKHKKAFSEVSRQLIVEETEDIVRLEPLIKAKVKFRNWTRKGFMRSPVFIDFVTEGTEKTS, from the coding sequence ATGTTCTTGGAACCTATGTTATGTGAAACTTCAGACAAACCTTTTAGTGACGATAAATATATCTTTGAGCCAAAATTTGATGGGCACAGGCTGTTAGTCTCCAAAATAGGAGATGAAGTCAAGCTCTATACCCGGCACGGTAACAATTGCACCCTTAAGTACCCAGAACTCCTTAATGTTCCAGTGTTAAATGGCAAAGACATCATACTTGACGGAGAGGTTGTGGTTTTAGATAGGGAAACGGGCAAGCCTGATTTTGAACTTGTTATGAGGCGTTTTCAGGGTGGTAGCGGTCCTGCTGTACAGTTTGTGGCTTTTGATATACTCCATTATGATGGAGAAGATTTGCGCTCCCTTGGTTTAATGGAAAGGAAAAAGATTTTAAGTGATGTTGTAGAAGAAAATGCCTTTTTTAGTGTAATCCGTTATGTGGAAGGTGAAGGAGAGGCTTTGTTTGAAGCCATACAGCGACATGACCTGGAAGGTATTGTAGCCAAACGTAAGGACAGCAAGTACGAGGGCAAACGTTCAAAGGCATGGCTAAAAACGATAAACTACAAGTATGAAACAGTGGAGATAGCAGGATATCGAAAAGATGAGTTTGGTTGGTTAGCCGAAGTTAATGGTCGTCCAGTTGGTGTAATTGAACTTGGTGTACCTCCAAAACATAAAAAAGCCTTTTCTGAAGTGAGTCGTCAGTTGATCGTTGAAGAAACAGAGGATATTGTTCGACTGGAACCATTGATCAAAGCTAAAGTAAAATTTAGGAACTGGACAAGGAAAGGTTTTATGAGATCACCAGTGTTTATTGATTTTGTTACAGAAGGAACTGAAAAAACAAGCTAA